A genomic segment from Phalacrocorax aristotelis chromosome 16, bGulAri2.1, whole genome shotgun sequence encodes:
- the LLGL2 gene encoding LLGL scribble cell polarity complex component 2 isoform X1: MRRFLRPGHDPVRERLKRDLFQFNKTVEHGFPHQPSALGYSPFLRLMAIGMRSGAIKLYGAPGVEFVGLHEENNTVMQIHFIPDQCQLVTLLDDNSLHLWSLKQHSGASELQEEHRFTLKGPPGSPPSATQITAVLPHSSREVLYLGTESGNIFVVELPSFRVLEDRTITSEAVLQRVPEEYCNRRSCELVEALREHPKNPDQILIGYSRGLIVLWDLQNNKATHHFLGSQQLENLYWQRDGSKFISCHYDGSYTQWPVSSDNRQPEPLETLVPYGPFPCKAISKIYWQTTKNGVPYIIFQGGMPRASYGDRHSISVVHGSQQTAFDFTSRVIDFFIIFSSEPTAEFDDPSAMVVLAEEELVVIDLKTAGWPAVHPPYLASLHCSAITCSHHVSNIPLKLWERIISAGSKQNIHYSNMPWPIDGGTNIAPDPPQRDLLLTGHEDGTVRFWDASGVCLHLLYKLSTVRVFLTDADPNDNMNTLGEDEWPPLRKVGTFDPYSDDPRLGIQKIYLCKYSGYLAVAGTAGQVLVMELNDEDAEHVVDHAEADLLQDQEGYRWKGHEKLKTRDGPVRFEAGFQPFVLVQCQPPAVVTSLAVHSEWKLVAFGTSHGFGLFDHQQKRLVFVKCTLHPSDQLALEGPLSRVKSLKKSLRQSFRRIRRSRVSSRKRRGGSGNASEVQEANAKFDQDTLQEMELAPVQRKIEARSAEDSFTGFVRTLYFADTFLRDSSRHCPSLWAGTNGGTVYAFCLRVPPAERRMDEPVRAEQAKEIQLMHRAPVVGILVLDGHSTPLPEPLEVAHDLSKSPDMQGSHQLLVVSEEQLKVFTLPKVSSKLKLKLTAMEGCRVRKVTVANFGSCKTDDYSENDLAVLTNLGDIQIISLPFLKLQIRYPCIRKEDVSGIASCVFTKYGQGFYLISPSEFERFSLSTKWLVGPRCIVDMPEVTSNNHVHSKPGMENAARKSRGSGRSLGDCGEDERKSGRLMEHALLNDEKVLKEIQSTLEGGRGSYAERNLARSPLGHGLSNGGAD; encoded by the exons ATGAGAAGGTTCTTAAGACCCGGACATGATCCAGTGAGAGAGAGGCTTAAACGCGACCTTTTCCAGTTTAACAAG ACTGTGGAACATGGATTTCCCCATCAACCCAGTGCACTGGGCTATAGCCCATTCCTCCGCCTTATGGCCATTGGAATGCGATCAGGAGCCATCAAGCT ATATGGTGCTCCTGGGGTGGAGTTCGTGGGTTTGCATGAAGAAAACAATACTGTAATGCAGATTCACTTTATACCTGATCAG TGCCAGCTGGTGACATTGCTAGATGATAACAGCTTACACCTCTGGAGCCTGAAGCAGCACAGTGGAGCatctgagctgcaggaggagcatCGCTTCACACTGAAAGGGCCACCTGG GTCTCCGCCGAGCGCCACGCAGATAACAGCCGTCCTTCCCCACTCCTCACGGGAAGTCCTGTATCTTGGCACAGAGAGCGGCAACATCTTTGTAGTGGAGCTTCCATCATTCAGAGTGCTAGAGGACAGGACCATAACCTctgaggctgtgctgcagcG GGTACCAGAAGAGTACTGTAACAGGCGATCATGTGAATTGGTGGAAGCCCTTCGGGAGCATCCTAAGAACCCTGACCAGATCCTGATTGGGTACAGCAGGGGCTTGATTGTCCTCTGGGACCTGCAGAATAACAAAGCGACACACCATTTCCTGGGAAGCCAG CAACTGGAGAACCTCTACTGGCAGAGGGACGGCAGTAAATTCATTAGTTGTCACTATGATGGAAGTTACACCCAGTGGCCAGTATCCAGTGACAACAGGCAGCCCGAGCCTCTGGAAACCCTTGTGCCTTATG gTCCTTTTCCTTGCAAGGCCATCTCCAAGATCTACTGGCAGACAACAAAAAATGG GGTTCCTTACATTATATTCCAAGGAGGGATGCCCCGGGCTAGCTATGGTGACCGACACAGTATCTCTGTTGTCCATGGCAGTCAGCAAACAGCCTTCGACTTCACATCACGGGTGATAGACTTCTTTATAATCTTCAGCTCAGAGCCTACTGCAG AGTTTGATGACCCTTCTGCTATGGTGGTGCTGGCAGAAGAAGAGCTGGTAGTTATAGACTTGAAAACTGCAGGCTGGCCGGCAGTCCATCCTCCATACCTGGCTTCTCTCCATTGCTCAGCCATCACCTGCTCACACCATGTCTCCAACATCCCACTGAAACTGTGGGAGAGGATTATCAGTGCTGGGAGCAAGCAGAACATTCACTACTCGAATATG CCGTGGCCGATTGATGGTGGCACCAACATAGCTCCAGATCCTCCGCAGAGGGACTTGCTTCTAACAGG GCATGAAGATGGCACTGTGCGGTTTTGGGATGCGTCTGGTGTCTGCTTACATCTCCTCTATAAGCTAAGCACAGTGAGAGTATTTCTCACAGATGCTGATCCCAATGACAATATGAACACCCTGGGTGAGGACGAATGGCCTCCACTTCGCAAG GTTGGTACCTTCGACCCTTATAGTGATGATCCTAGACTTGGGATCCAGAAGATCTACCTGTGTAAATACAGCGGGTACTTGGCTGTAGCGGGTACAGCAGGGCAG GTACTGGTGATGGAATTGAATGACGAAGATGCAGAACATGTTGTGGACCATGCTGAAGCAGATCTCCTGCAGGACCAAGAGGGCTATCGATGGAAAGGTCATGAGAAACTAAAGACTCGAGATGGACCTGTTCGATTTGAAGCTGGTTTCCAGCCGTTTGTCCTTGTCCAGTGTCAGCCACCAGCTGTGGTCACCTCATTGGCCGTTCACTCTGAATGGAAGCTTGTGGCTTTTGGTACCAGTCATGGTTTTGGGCTTTTTGACCACCAGCAGAAACGACTGGTCTTTGTCAA GTGTACGCTGCATCCCAGTGACCAGTTGGCCTTAGAAGGCCCACTGTCTCGGGTGAAATCCTTGAAGAAGTCCCTCCGTCAATCGTTCAGGCGGATCAGAAGAAGCCGGGTGTCCAGTAGGAAGCGACGAGGAGGTAGTGGAAATGCCTCAGAG GTGCAAGAAGCAAATGCCAAATTTGACCAAGACACATTGCAGGAAATGGAACTGGCGCCAGTCCAGCGGAAGATTGAAGCCCGGTCTGCAGAAGATTCTTTCACTGGCTTTGTGCGCACCTTGTATTTTGCTGATACCTTCTTGAGAGACA GCTCTCGTCACTGCCCATCCTTGTGGGCAGGCACCAATGGAGGTACAGTCTACGCCTTCTGTTTACGTGTTCctccagcagagaggaggaTGGATGAGCCTgtcagggcagagcagg CCAAAGAGATTCAGCTGATGCACAGGGCTCCTGTTGTGGGCATACTTGTCTTGGATGGACACAGCACTCCCCTCCCAGAACCTCTAGAAGTAGCGCATGACCTTTCGAAGAGTCCTGATATGCAAGGCAGCCATCAACTGTTGGTGGTGTCTGAAGAGCAACTTAAG GTATTCACGTTACCCAAGGTTAGCTCCAAACTGAAGCTCAAGCTGACGGCCATGGAAGGCTGTAGGGTACGAAAGGTGACGGTTGCGAACTTTGGCAGCTGCAAGACTGACGATTACAGTGAAAATGACCTGGCTGTCCTGACTAACCTGGGAGACATTCAGATCATTTCACTGCCGTTCCTCAAGTTACAGATCCGCTACCCCTGTATCCGCAAAGAGGATGTGAGTGGCATTGCATCCTGTGTCTTCACCAAATATGGCCAAG GTTTCTATCTGATCTCACCGTCGGAGTTTGAGAGGTTTTCCCTTTCTACCAAATGGTTAGTGGGGCCCCGGTGCATTGTGGACATGCCAGAAGTCACAAGCAACAATCACGTGCACAGCAAGCCTGGCATGGAGAATGCTGCAAGAAAATCCAG GGGATCAGGAAGAAGTTTGGGTGACTGCGGAGAAGATG
- the LLGL2 gene encoding LLGL scribble cell polarity complex component 2 isoform X2 codes for MRRFLRPGHDPVRERLKRDLFQFNKTVEHGFPHQPSALGYSPFLRLMAIGMRSGAIKLYGAPGVEFVGLHEENNTVMQIHFIPDQCQLVTLLDDNSLHLWSLKQHSGASELQEEHRFTLKGPPGSPPSATQITAVLPHSSREVLYLGTESGNIFVVELPSFRVLEDRTITSEAVLQRVPEEYCNRRSCELVEALREHPKNPDQILIGYSRGLIVLWDLQNNKATHHFLGSQQLENLYWQRDGSKFISCHYDGSYTQWPVSSDNRQPEPLETLVPYGPFPCKAISKIYWQTTKNGVPYIIFQGGMPRASYGDRHSISVVHGSQQTAFDFTSRVIDFFIIFSSEPTAEFDDPSAMVVLAEEELVVIDLKTAGWPAVHPPYLASLHCSAITCSHHVSNIPLKLWERIISAGSKQNIHYSNMPWPIDGGTNIAPDPPQRDLLLTGHEDGTVRFWDASGVCLHLLYKLSTVRVFLTDADPNDNMNTLGEDEWPPLRKVGTFDPYSDDPRLGIQKIYLCKYSGYLAVAGTAGQVLVMELNDEDAEHVVDHAEADLLQDQEGYRWKGHEKLKTRDGPVRFEAGFQPFVLVQCQPPAVVTSLAVHSEWKLVAFGTSHGFGLFDHQQKRLVFVKCTLHPSDQLALEGPLSRVKSLKKSLRQSFRRIRRSRVSSRKRRGGSGNASEVQEANAKFDQDTLQEMELAPVQRKIEARSAEDSFTGFVRTLYFADTFLRDSSRHCPSLWAGTNGGTVYAFCLRVPPAERRMDEPVRAEQAKEIQLMHRAPVVGILVLDGHSTPLPEPLEVAHDLSKSPDMQGSHQLLVVSEEQLKVFTLPKVSSKLKLKLTAMEGCRVRKVTVANFGSCKTDDYSENDLAVLTNLGDIQIISLPFLKLQIRYPCIRKEDVSGIASCVFTKYGQGFYLISPSEFERFSLSTKWLVGPRCIVDMPEVTSNNHVHSKPGMENAARKSRGSGRSLGDCGEDERKSGRLMEHALLNDEKVLKEIQSTLEGGRGSYAERNLARSPLGHGLSNGGD; via the exons ATGAGAAGGTTCTTAAGACCCGGACATGATCCAGTGAGAGAGAGGCTTAAACGCGACCTTTTCCAGTTTAACAAG ACTGTGGAACATGGATTTCCCCATCAACCCAGTGCACTGGGCTATAGCCCATTCCTCCGCCTTATGGCCATTGGAATGCGATCAGGAGCCATCAAGCT ATATGGTGCTCCTGGGGTGGAGTTCGTGGGTTTGCATGAAGAAAACAATACTGTAATGCAGATTCACTTTATACCTGATCAG TGCCAGCTGGTGACATTGCTAGATGATAACAGCTTACACCTCTGGAGCCTGAAGCAGCACAGTGGAGCatctgagctgcaggaggagcatCGCTTCACACTGAAAGGGCCACCTGG GTCTCCGCCGAGCGCCACGCAGATAACAGCCGTCCTTCCCCACTCCTCACGGGAAGTCCTGTATCTTGGCACAGAGAGCGGCAACATCTTTGTAGTGGAGCTTCCATCATTCAGAGTGCTAGAGGACAGGACCATAACCTctgaggctgtgctgcagcG GGTACCAGAAGAGTACTGTAACAGGCGATCATGTGAATTGGTGGAAGCCCTTCGGGAGCATCCTAAGAACCCTGACCAGATCCTGATTGGGTACAGCAGGGGCTTGATTGTCCTCTGGGACCTGCAGAATAACAAAGCGACACACCATTTCCTGGGAAGCCAG CAACTGGAGAACCTCTACTGGCAGAGGGACGGCAGTAAATTCATTAGTTGTCACTATGATGGAAGTTACACCCAGTGGCCAGTATCCAGTGACAACAGGCAGCCCGAGCCTCTGGAAACCCTTGTGCCTTATG gTCCTTTTCCTTGCAAGGCCATCTCCAAGATCTACTGGCAGACAACAAAAAATGG GGTTCCTTACATTATATTCCAAGGAGGGATGCCCCGGGCTAGCTATGGTGACCGACACAGTATCTCTGTTGTCCATGGCAGTCAGCAAACAGCCTTCGACTTCACATCACGGGTGATAGACTTCTTTATAATCTTCAGCTCAGAGCCTACTGCAG AGTTTGATGACCCTTCTGCTATGGTGGTGCTGGCAGAAGAAGAGCTGGTAGTTATAGACTTGAAAACTGCAGGCTGGCCGGCAGTCCATCCTCCATACCTGGCTTCTCTCCATTGCTCAGCCATCACCTGCTCACACCATGTCTCCAACATCCCACTGAAACTGTGGGAGAGGATTATCAGTGCTGGGAGCAAGCAGAACATTCACTACTCGAATATG CCGTGGCCGATTGATGGTGGCACCAACATAGCTCCAGATCCTCCGCAGAGGGACTTGCTTCTAACAGG GCATGAAGATGGCACTGTGCGGTTTTGGGATGCGTCTGGTGTCTGCTTACATCTCCTCTATAAGCTAAGCACAGTGAGAGTATTTCTCACAGATGCTGATCCCAATGACAATATGAACACCCTGGGTGAGGACGAATGGCCTCCACTTCGCAAG GTTGGTACCTTCGACCCTTATAGTGATGATCCTAGACTTGGGATCCAGAAGATCTACCTGTGTAAATACAGCGGGTACTTGGCTGTAGCGGGTACAGCAGGGCAG GTACTGGTGATGGAATTGAATGACGAAGATGCAGAACATGTTGTGGACCATGCTGAAGCAGATCTCCTGCAGGACCAAGAGGGCTATCGATGGAAAGGTCATGAGAAACTAAAGACTCGAGATGGACCTGTTCGATTTGAAGCTGGTTTCCAGCCGTTTGTCCTTGTCCAGTGTCAGCCACCAGCTGTGGTCACCTCATTGGCCGTTCACTCTGAATGGAAGCTTGTGGCTTTTGGTACCAGTCATGGTTTTGGGCTTTTTGACCACCAGCAGAAACGACTGGTCTTTGTCAA GTGTACGCTGCATCCCAGTGACCAGTTGGCCTTAGAAGGCCCACTGTCTCGGGTGAAATCCTTGAAGAAGTCCCTCCGTCAATCGTTCAGGCGGATCAGAAGAAGCCGGGTGTCCAGTAGGAAGCGACGAGGAGGTAGTGGAAATGCCTCAGAG GTGCAAGAAGCAAATGCCAAATTTGACCAAGACACATTGCAGGAAATGGAACTGGCGCCAGTCCAGCGGAAGATTGAAGCCCGGTCTGCAGAAGATTCTTTCACTGGCTTTGTGCGCACCTTGTATTTTGCTGATACCTTCTTGAGAGACA GCTCTCGTCACTGCCCATCCTTGTGGGCAGGCACCAATGGAGGTACAGTCTACGCCTTCTGTTTACGTGTTCctccagcagagaggaggaTGGATGAGCCTgtcagggcagagcagg CCAAAGAGATTCAGCTGATGCACAGGGCTCCTGTTGTGGGCATACTTGTCTTGGATGGACACAGCACTCCCCTCCCAGAACCTCTAGAAGTAGCGCATGACCTTTCGAAGAGTCCTGATATGCAAGGCAGCCATCAACTGTTGGTGGTGTCTGAAGAGCAACTTAAG GTATTCACGTTACCCAAGGTTAGCTCCAAACTGAAGCTCAAGCTGACGGCCATGGAAGGCTGTAGGGTACGAAAGGTGACGGTTGCGAACTTTGGCAGCTGCAAGACTGACGATTACAGTGAAAATGACCTGGCTGTCCTGACTAACCTGGGAGACATTCAGATCATTTCACTGCCGTTCCTCAAGTTACAGATCCGCTACCCCTGTATCCGCAAAGAGGATGTGAGTGGCATTGCATCCTGTGTCTTCACCAAATATGGCCAAG GTTTCTATCTGATCTCACCGTCGGAGTTTGAGAGGTTTTCCCTTTCTACCAAATGGTTAGTGGGGCCCCGGTGCATTGTGGACATGCCAGAAGTCACAAGCAACAATCACGTGCACAGCAAGCCTGGCATGGAGAATGCTGCAAGAAAATCCAG GGGATCAGGAAGAAGTTTGGGTGACTGCGGAGAAGATG
- the LLGL2 gene encoding LLGL scribble cell polarity complex component 2 isoform X4, whose amino-acid sequence MRRFLRPGHDPVRERLKRDLFQFNKTVEHGFPHQPSALGYSPFLRLMAIGMRSGAIKLYGAPGVEFVGLHEENNTVMQIHFIPDQCQLVTLLDDNSLHLWSLKQHSGASELQEEHRFTLKGPPGSPPSATQITAVLPHSSREVLYLGTESGNIFVVELPSFRVLEDRTITSEAVLQRVPEEYCNRRSCELVEALREHPKNPDQILIGYSRGLIVLWDLQNNKATHHFLGSQQLENLYWQRDGSKFISCHYDGSYTQWPVSSDNRQPEPLETLVPYGPFPCKAISKIYWQTTKNGVPYIIFQGGMPRASYGDRHSISVVHGSQQTAFDFTSRVIDFFIIFSSEPTAEFDDPSAMVVLAEEELVVIDLKTAGWPAVHPPYLASLHCSAITCSHHVSNIPLKLWERIISAGSKQNIHYSNMPWPIDGGTNIAPDPPQRDLLLTGHEDGTVRFWDASGVCLHLLYKLSTVRVFLTDADPNDNMNTLGEDEWPPLRKVGTFDPYSDDPRLGIQKIYLCKYSGYLAVAGTAGQVLVMELNDEDAEHVVDHAEADLLQDQEGYRWKGHEKLKTRDGPVRFEAGFQPFVLVQCQPPAVVTSLAVHSEWKLVAFGTSHGFGLFDHQQKRLVFVKCTLHPSDQLALEGPLSRVKSLKKSLRQSFRRIRRSRVSSRKRRGGSGNASEVQEANAKFDQDTLQEMELAPVQRKIEARSAEDSFTGFVRTLYFADTFLRDSSRHCPSLWAGTNGGTVYAFCLRVPPAERRMDEPVRAEQAKEIQLMHRAPVVGILVLDGHSTPLPEPLEVAHDLSKSPDMQGSHQLLVVSEEQLKVFTLPKVSSKLKLKLTAMEGCRVRKVTVANFGSCKTDDYSENDLAVLTNLGDIQIISLPFLKLQIRYPCIRKEDVSGIASCVFTKYGQGFYLISPSEFERFSLSTKWLVGPRCIVDMPEVTSNNHVHSKPGMENAARKSRGSGRSLGDCGEDERKSGRLMEHALLNDEKVLKEIQSTLEGGRGRDHIPTSQRNRTLSIRIQELCRKKFGKKSIRTWTK is encoded by the exons ATGAGAAGGTTCTTAAGACCCGGACATGATCCAGTGAGAGAGAGGCTTAAACGCGACCTTTTCCAGTTTAACAAG ACTGTGGAACATGGATTTCCCCATCAACCCAGTGCACTGGGCTATAGCCCATTCCTCCGCCTTATGGCCATTGGAATGCGATCAGGAGCCATCAAGCT ATATGGTGCTCCTGGGGTGGAGTTCGTGGGTTTGCATGAAGAAAACAATACTGTAATGCAGATTCACTTTATACCTGATCAG TGCCAGCTGGTGACATTGCTAGATGATAACAGCTTACACCTCTGGAGCCTGAAGCAGCACAGTGGAGCatctgagctgcaggaggagcatCGCTTCACACTGAAAGGGCCACCTGG GTCTCCGCCGAGCGCCACGCAGATAACAGCCGTCCTTCCCCACTCCTCACGGGAAGTCCTGTATCTTGGCACAGAGAGCGGCAACATCTTTGTAGTGGAGCTTCCATCATTCAGAGTGCTAGAGGACAGGACCATAACCTctgaggctgtgctgcagcG GGTACCAGAAGAGTACTGTAACAGGCGATCATGTGAATTGGTGGAAGCCCTTCGGGAGCATCCTAAGAACCCTGACCAGATCCTGATTGGGTACAGCAGGGGCTTGATTGTCCTCTGGGACCTGCAGAATAACAAAGCGACACACCATTTCCTGGGAAGCCAG CAACTGGAGAACCTCTACTGGCAGAGGGACGGCAGTAAATTCATTAGTTGTCACTATGATGGAAGTTACACCCAGTGGCCAGTATCCAGTGACAACAGGCAGCCCGAGCCTCTGGAAACCCTTGTGCCTTATG gTCCTTTTCCTTGCAAGGCCATCTCCAAGATCTACTGGCAGACAACAAAAAATGG GGTTCCTTACATTATATTCCAAGGAGGGATGCCCCGGGCTAGCTATGGTGACCGACACAGTATCTCTGTTGTCCATGGCAGTCAGCAAACAGCCTTCGACTTCACATCACGGGTGATAGACTTCTTTATAATCTTCAGCTCAGAGCCTACTGCAG AGTTTGATGACCCTTCTGCTATGGTGGTGCTGGCAGAAGAAGAGCTGGTAGTTATAGACTTGAAAACTGCAGGCTGGCCGGCAGTCCATCCTCCATACCTGGCTTCTCTCCATTGCTCAGCCATCACCTGCTCACACCATGTCTCCAACATCCCACTGAAACTGTGGGAGAGGATTATCAGTGCTGGGAGCAAGCAGAACATTCACTACTCGAATATG CCGTGGCCGATTGATGGTGGCACCAACATAGCTCCAGATCCTCCGCAGAGGGACTTGCTTCTAACAGG GCATGAAGATGGCACTGTGCGGTTTTGGGATGCGTCTGGTGTCTGCTTACATCTCCTCTATAAGCTAAGCACAGTGAGAGTATTTCTCACAGATGCTGATCCCAATGACAATATGAACACCCTGGGTGAGGACGAATGGCCTCCACTTCGCAAG GTTGGTACCTTCGACCCTTATAGTGATGATCCTAGACTTGGGATCCAGAAGATCTACCTGTGTAAATACAGCGGGTACTTGGCTGTAGCGGGTACAGCAGGGCAG GTACTGGTGATGGAATTGAATGACGAAGATGCAGAACATGTTGTGGACCATGCTGAAGCAGATCTCCTGCAGGACCAAGAGGGCTATCGATGGAAAGGTCATGAGAAACTAAAGACTCGAGATGGACCTGTTCGATTTGAAGCTGGTTTCCAGCCGTTTGTCCTTGTCCAGTGTCAGCCACCAGCTGTGGTCACCTCATTGGCCGTTCACTCTGAATGGAAGCTTGTGGCTTTTGGTACCAGTCATGGTTTTGGGCTTTTTGACCACCAGCAGAAACGACTGGTCTTTGTCAA GTGTACGCTGCATCCCAGTGACCAGTTGGCCTTAGAAGGCCCACTGTCTCGGGTGAAATCCTTGAAGAAGTCCCTCCGTCAATCGTTCAGGCGGATCAGAAGAAGCCGGGTGTCCAGTAGGAAGCGACGAGGAGGTAGTGGAAATGCCTCAGAG GTGCAAGAAGCAAATGCCAAATTTGACCAAGACACATTGCAGGAAATGGAACTGGCGCCAGTCCAGCGGAAGATTGAAGCCCGGTCTGCAGAAGATTCTTTCACTGGCTTTGTGCGCACCTTGTATTTTGCTGATACCTTCTTGAGAGACA GCTCTCGTCACTGCCCATCCTTGTGGGCAGGCACCAATGGAGGTACAGTCTACGCCTTCTGTTTACGTGTTCctccagcagagaggaggaTGGATGAGCCTgtcagggcagagcagg CCAAAGAGATTCAGCTGATGCACAGGGCTCCTGTTGTGGGCATACTTGTCTTGGATGGACACAGCACTCCCCTCCCAGAACCTCTAGAAGTAGCGCATGACCTTTCGAAGAGTCCTGATATGCAAGGCAGCCATCAACTGTTGGTGGTGTCTGAAGAGCAACTTAAG GTATTCACGTTACCCAAGGTTAGCTCCAAACTGAAGCTCAAGCTGACGGCCATGGAAGGCTGTAGGGTACGAAAGGTGACGGTTGCGAACTTTGGCAGCTGCAAGACTGACGATTACAGTGAAAATGACCTGGCTGTCCTGACTAACCTGGGAGACATTCAGATCATTTCACTGCCGTTCCTCAAGTTACAGATCCGCTACCCCTGTATCCGCAAAGAGGATGTGAGTGGCATTGCATCCTGTGTCTTCACCAAATATGGCCAAG GTTTCTATCTGATCTCACCGTCGGAGTTTGAGAGGTTTTCCCTTTCTACCAAATGGTTAGTGGGGCCCCGGTGCATTGTGGACATGCCAGAAGTCACAAGCAACAATCACGTGCACAGCAAGCCTGGCATGGAGAATGCTGCAAGAAAATCCAG GGGATCAGGAAGAAGTTTGGGTGACTGCGGAGAAGATG